A genomic window from Silene latifolia isolate original U9 population chromosome 11, ASM4854445v1, whole genome shotgun sequence includes:
- the LOC141613166 gene encoding uncharacterized protein LOC141613166: protein MVYAYNGTQERKELWDRLCVFKRSIQGAWVICGDFNTVLVPAERLGGNSSVEEMEDFKACVDECEVADSPASGSFFTWCNKQDPATRVYSRLDRVLVNHQWLSDHPSVYAHFYCEGIFDHSPCVLQAFDDKDKKRRSFKYYNMWSQAENFKLCVQANWKGNWFGTKMYILTRQLKNLKCHLRKLNKENFADIENNFYRAQMHLEDIQDRLRRDPQNFQLIEMERDASNSVRFLATASHDFLVQKSKVTWMEKGDSNTKYFHQVIKCRQARNKVLNITNTQGVVCEDTSSIQGAFLQFYTSLLGTSVETRQVCQAVVQRGQLCTEDHHNILLSPHIDL, encoded by the coding sequence ATGGTATATGCATATAATGGGACTCAGGAGAGAAAGGAATTGTGGGACAGGTTGTGTgtgtttaaaagaagcattcaaGGAGCATGGGTCATCTGTGGTGACTTTAACACAGTGCTGGTGCCTGCTGAGAGATTGGGGGGCAATAGTTCTGTGGAGGAAATGGAAGATTTTAAGGCCTGTGTTGATGAATGTGAGGTAGCTGATAGCCCTGCTAGTGGGTCTTTCTTCACTTGGTGTAATAAACAAGATCCAGCTACTAGGGTTTATAGTAGACTAGATAGAGTTTTGGTCAATCACCAATGGCTTTCTGATCACCCCTCTGTCTATGCTCATTTCTACTGTGAGGGCATCTTTGATCATTCCCCTTGTGTCTTACAAGCCTTTGATGACAAAgataagaaaagaagaagtttcaaataTTACAATATGTGGAGTCAAGCTGAGAATTTTAAGCTTTGTGTTCAGGCTAATTGGAAAGGTAATTGGTTTGGCACAAAGATGTATATTTTGACTAGACAGCTCAAGAATTTGAAGTGCCATCTTAGGAAGCTGAATAAGGAGAATTTTGCTGATATTGAAAACAATTTCTATAGAGCTCAAATGCATCTGGAGGATATCCAGGATAGGCTAAGGAGAGATCCTCAAAACTTTCAGCTTATTGAGATGGAGAGAGATGCATCAAATAGTGTGAGATTTCTGGCTACTGCTAGCCATGATTTTTTAGTGCAGAAATCTAAGGTTACCTGGATGGAGAAAGGAGATAGCAATACCAAGTATTTCCATCAAGTAATCAAGTGTAGGCAGGCCAGGAACAAAGTCTTGAATATCACTAATACTCAGGGGGTTGTGTGTGAAGACACTAGCAGCATTCAGGGTGCCTTCCTGCAGTTCTACACTTCCCTTTTGGGTACTTCTGTTGAGACTAGGCAAGTGTGTCAGGCTGTGGTGCAGAGGGGGCAGCTTTGTACTGAGGATCATCATAACATACTTCTATCCCCTCACATCGATCTTTGA